The following are from one region of the Trichoderma breve strain T069 chromosome 5, whole genome shotgun sequence genome:
- a CDS encoding ribose 5-phosphate isomerase A (phosphoriboisomerase a) domain-containing protein — MASSAPNAAALIESAKKAAAFQAVEDHLSPTDKFVGIGSGSTVVYVVEAIAAKGPSFSANMTFIPTGSQSKGLIRAAGLRLCNLDERPVVDGVSVALDVAFDGADEVDEDLNLIKGGGACLFQEKLVAVAAKKFIAVADSRKQSPRLCTKWKTIPIEVLPLAAPDVLNRLKAMGSPNPVVRSGLPSKAGECVTDNGMWIIDAPFPPLLLPKDLTAEVDGNGKNGAWEIGKLAEELVKLPGIVEIGLFHGFNGVQAVGLGKQFQAQKPVAAYFGTPSGEVQRTSTSKSDLYESRSLTTFDAIQSSTAAMLSRQVFRSLRAAAPQRAAALSIAPVRTFAAAAASEPKAPIAVFGLDGTYATALYTAASKTSTLDATAKELAKLGGILDKDAKLAGILSAPTLTPADKSAIVAELVKQAGASGATLKNFLDTLAENNRLGLLKGVTEKFGQIIAAARGEVEMTVTSAQALDPKTLSRLETAVAKSSYVGQGKKLKVTNAVNPEIVGGLIVEVGDRTIDLSVSARIAKMNKLLTDNL; from the exons ATGGCTAGCAGTGCACCCAATGCCGCGGCTCTGATCGAGTCCGCAAAGAAGGCTGCCGCCTTTCAAGCTGTCGAGGACCACCTCTCTCCCACTGACAAGTTCGTCGGGATTGGATCTGGCAGCACTGTCGTCTATGTGGTGGAAGCTATTGCGGCCAAGGGGCCAAGCTTTTCCGCCAACATGACCTTCATTCCCACAGGCAGCCAGTCAAAGGGTCTGATTAGAGCAGCTGGATTGAGACTGTGCAACCTGGACGAGCGCCCTGTTGTGGACGGCGTGTCGGTTGCCTTGGACGTTGCCTTTGATGGTGCagatgaggttgatgaggatCTTAACCTCATCAAAGGAGGAGGTGCATGTCTCTTTCAAGAGAAGCTTGTCGCCGTAGCGGCTAAGAAGTTCATTGCAGTTGCGG ATTCTCGCAAGCAATCACCCCGGTTATGCACCAAGTGGAAGACTATTCCTATCGAGGTCCTCCCCCTTGCAGCTCCGGATGTCTTGAACCGTCTCAAAGCCATGGGCTCCCCCAACCCTGTTGTCCGTTCCGGCCTACCCAGCAAAGCTGGTGAGTGCGTGACTGACAATGGCATGTGGATCATCGACGCTCCTTTCCCGCCGCTGCTACTTCCCAAGGACCTGACAGCGGAGGTCGACGGTAACGGTAAGAACGGAGCCTGGGAAATCGGAAAGCTGGCAGAAGAGCTGGTCAAGCTTCCTGGAATTGTGGAAATTGGCCTCTTCCACGGATTTAATGGAGTTCAGGCTGTTGGTCTGGGCAAGCAATTCCAAGCACAGAAGCCGGTTGCAGCTTACTTTGGCACACCGAGCGGCGAGGTCCAG AGAACCTCAACCTCGAAAAGCGATCTCTACGAAAGCCGGTCTCTCACCACCTTCGACGCCATCCAATCCTCCACGGCCGCCATGCTGTCGCGACAAGTCTTCCGCTCCCTCAGGGCCGCTGCCCCTCAGCGTGCCGCCGCTCTCAGCATTGCTCCGGTCCGGAcctttgctgccgccgccgccagcgaGCCCAAGGCTCCCATTGCCGTCTTCGGTCTCGATGGCACCTACGCCACTGCTCTG TACACCGCGGCCTCCAAGACTTCCACCCTCGATGCCACCGCCAAAGAGCTCGCCAAGCTGGGCGGCATCCTCGACAAGGACGCCAAGCTGGCCGGAATCCTGTCCGCCCCTACCCTGACCCCCGCCGACAAGTCTGCGATTGTTGCCGAGCTCGTCAAGCAGGCCGGTGCCAGCGGCGCCACCCTCAAGAACTTCCTCGACACCCTCGCCGAGAACAACCGACTGGGCCTCCTGAAGGGCGTCACTGAGAAGTTTGGCCAGATCATCGCTGCTGCTCGTGGCGAGGTTGAGATGACCGTTACCAGCGCTCAG GCTCTTGACCCCAAGACTCTGTCTCGTCTGGAGACTGCCGTTGCCAAGTCCTCCTACGTCGGTcagggcaagaagctcaaggtcaCCAACGCT GTCAACCCCGAGATTGTTGGTGGACTCATTGTCGAGGTCGGCGACCGAACCATCGACCTCAGCGTCTCCGCCCGCATCGCCAAGATGAACAAGCTCCTCACTGACAACCTGTAA
- a CDS encoding PHD-finger domain-containing protein — MKSAKAPVVEAPSHRRSQPVRQTRTNPPRSSATAARPGPRDSLGGPVGDQPIDIFPAITHFADTITALPKELVRHFTLLKEVDAKIFAPQEQLFKLVASARTFAVPEALASNDASSTTALSSAPANTQTSSNGIAFKQHQQPVISTEDTNGGVFDPSNLHRRQLFRQTAIKIQEMLVSLEEKNHVISTANEALQRQLARAEDVWPYLENEFSDEAKWGSTTHWAYPENRNGKNSAAERSRRDGAAAISAAAQALAEQAAARSDARKQAVQAKKSQKVHALDSEADDHDSRTKDGSNKKTSSSKVRKTADSNNIGLGISTAASSNSNPPQKRRKVDKDKEKEKEKDKDKGQDKEKAVASGGEAPQMERAMSLVFGNNSSKTKPTTSPRETPAPEVPKKRKALPTSSGQSKKKNALSATMSPSAASSPVLGVLPETKVPTSRPSPAPAPAPTPAPRPTTSRARQNSIQSNSEASKARPPSSAAKKTNGNIPSTPEITPVANWSRPGHDSEPSKEPAVTVKTEPSPKEPEQVEDKPSATPIPPAITTTTSSSRRNSRVDETDRKSEPTQSTPQSTGMVTTKSGRASKPSTPALPSFQDAAAARPRTTRNAEPTGNGKKSQQKKGVAGAQALAQLVDEDGNSSMQGDDGDEDADVDADEQTYCYCNSISYGAMVACDSDDCAREWFHLACVGLKVAPSSKTKWYCPDCKERLKMGSKKNGSR, encoded by the exons ATGAAGTCGGCCAAGGCTCCCGTCGTGGAAGCGCCGTCGCACCGGAGGTCGCAGCCTGTCCGCCAGACGCGCACAAACCCTCCCCGAAGCTCAGCGACGGCTGCTCGCCCCGGCCCCAGAGACTCGCTGGGCGGCCCAGTTGGGGACCAGCCCATTGACATCTTCCCTGCCATTACTCACTTTGCCGATACCATTACCGCCCTCCCCAAAGAGCTCGTCCGACACTTTACTCTGCTCAAGGAGGTCGACGCCAAGATCTTCGCTCCTCAGGAGCAGCTTTTCAAGCTCGTCGCCTCCGCCAGGACTTTCGCCGTTCCCGAAGCGCTAGCGAGCAATGACGCCTCAAGCACGACGGCGCTGAGCTCTGCACCCGCGAACACCCAGACAAGCTCCAACGGAATTGCGTtcaagcagcaccagcagcccgTGATTTCGACCGAAGATACCAACGGCGGCGTGTTCGACCCCTCCAACCTCCATCGCCGCCAGTTGTTCCGCCAGACCGCGATCAAAATACAAGAAATGCTCGTGTCGCTAGAGGAGAAGAATCATGTCATTTCCACAGCGAATGAGGCGTTGCAGAGACAACTGGCTCGCGCGGAGGATGTATGGCCTTATCTAGAAAACGAATTCAGCGACGAAGCGAAATGGGGAAGCACCACACACTGGGCTTACCCCGAAAACCGCAATGGCAAGAATTCGGCAGCTGAAAGATCCCGGCGCGATGGTGCGGCGGCGATTTCGGCAGCTGCACAGGCCCTAGCAGAacaggctgctgctcgaaGCGACGCAAGAAAGCAGGCTGTCCAAGCCAAGAAGAGCCAAAAGGTGCATGCCCTTGACTCTGAAGCGGATGATCATGATAGCCGGACCAAGGatggcagcaacaagaagactAGCTCTAGCAAAGTTCGAAAGACGGCCGATAGCAACAACATTGGTTTGGGTATCTCtactgcagcttcttctaACAGCAATCCTCCCCAGAAGAGGCGCAAAGTagacaaggacaaagaaaaagaaaaagaaaaagataaagatAAGGGCCAAGACAAGGAGAAAGCTGTTGCCAGTGGTGGAGAGGCACCCCAGATGGAGCGTGCCATGAGCCTCGTCTTTGGGAACAACTCATCCAAAACGAAGCCCACCACCAGCCCTCGAGAGACTCCGGCTCCAGAAGTGCCGAAGAAACGCAAGGCTCTGCCCACGAGCAGCGGCCAatccaagaagaa GAATGCTCTATCTGCTACCATGTCCCCGTCAGCTGCGTCCTCTCCTGTCCTAGGAGTTTTACCAGAGACAAAGGTGCCAACAAGCCGCCCGTCACCGGCGCCAGCGCCGGCACCCACGCCCGCCCCCCGTCCGACAACGTCCCGCGCACGACAGAATTCTATACAGTCAAACTCAGAAGCCAGCAAGGCCAGGCCCCCTTCGtcggcggcgaagaagacaaacGGGAATATTCCCAGCACTCCGGAAATCACTCCGGTCGCAAACTGGTCACGCCCTGGTCATGACTCTGAACCCAGCAAGGAACCCGCGGTGACGGTCAAGACTGAGCCATCGCCAAAGGAGCCGGAGCAAGTAGAGGATAAGCCTTCGGCGACCCCCATCCCTCCTGCTattaccaccaccacctcctccagtCGCAGGAATAGCAGAGTGGACGAGACGGACCGCAAGAGCGAGCCTACTCAGTCTACGCCGCAGAGCACGGGTATGGTCACGACCAAGAGCGGAAGAGCAAGCAAACCATCCACCCCGGCTCTGCCGAGCTTCCAAGACGCGGCCGCTGCCAGGCCGCGGACGACGCGCAATGCTGAGCCAACAGGTAATGGCAAAAAGTctcagcagaagaagggcgTTGCAGGAGCACAGGCTCTGGCTCAGCTTGTGGATGAGGACGGAAACAGCAGCATGCagggcgacgatggcgacgaagatgccgatgTCGACGCAGACGAACAGACATATTGCTAttgcaacagcatcagctATGGCGCCATGGTGGCATGCGATTCTGACGACTGTGCTCGCGAATGGTTCCATTTGGCCTGTGTGGGCCTAAAGGTTGCGCCAAGCTCGAAAA CCAAATGGTACTGCCCAGACTGCAAGGAGCGTCTCAAGATGGGTAGCAAGAAGAACGGTAGCCGATAG
- a CDS encoding inositolphosphorylceramide synthase subunit kei1 domain-containing protein, which translates to MSKFTRLYLRIPRPKTLFGLISLQTGTELISLALVFNKVTGVYGLLAILTGFQLSLFQLTTYVYCIGVLGLLVYLIPHIRKQSPFECLALAWLYVIDAIINGASTVAFGMDWYFATASSNGSSLPDMVAEGMEGLRRETAVHGDVVPQETAASMLLITGLTLIRVYFSLVVMNYARQVLQKYMQLMILEGPGVDDHVGPFAADLPDGEGRKGQLGRLMVSFGRNYWMDYSEAREWVEGGSSRKPSTVATLAGEV; encoded by the exons ATGTCCAAATTTACGAGGCTGTATCTGCGGATACCTCGGCCGAAG ACCCTCTTCGGCCTCATTAGCCTGCAGACTGGCACTGAGTTGATTTCCTTGGCACTGGTCTTCAACAAGGTTACGGGCGTTTACGGTCTTCTTGCGATCCTTACCGGATTCCagctctccctcttccaGCTTACGACTTACGTCTACTGTATTGGCGttctcggcctcctcgtctACCTGATCCCGCATATCCGAAAGCAGAGCCCGTTCGAATGCCTGGCCCTGGCGTGGCTGTATGTCatcgatgccatcatcaacggcgcCTCTACAGTGGCTTTTGGAATGGACTGGTACTTCGCCACTGCTTCATCAAACGGATCCAGTCTGCCTGATATGGTTGCTGAGGGCATGGAGGGTCTCCGTCGCGAAACTGCCGTGCATGGCGATGTTGTACCTCAAGAGACAGCCGCCAGCATGCTCTTGATCACTGGCTTGACCCTGATCAGAGTCTACTTCAGCCTGGTCGTCATGAACTATGCACGCCAGGTGCTGCAGAAGTATATGCAACTGATGATCCTTGAAGGACCTGGTGTCGATGATCACGTGGGTCCCTTTGCTGCGGACCTGCCTGACGGTGAAGGACGAAAGGGTCAGCTCGGTCGACTGATGGTGTCTTTCGGACGCAACTACTGGATGGATTACTCTGAGGCGAGAGAATGGGTTGAGGGTGGTAGCAGCCGGAAACCCAGCACGGTAGCAACTCTGGCTGGCGAAGTATGA
- a CDS encoding putative undecaprenyl diphosphate synthase domain-containing protein: MADTVSGLKRLILESPPGEWAINQLRELLIGALKQGPIPQHVAFEMDGNRRYARSRRMETVEGHHRGFEALARIMEICYKCGVKVVTVYAFSIENFNRPKYEVEGLMQLAKVKLEQLTTYGDILDRYGACVRILGQRELIREDVLEVMDRAVARTKHNNKAVLNICFPYTSRAEMTTAIRSTVQEFLSPTPPKNTPFSPSRIRQKILSSQFDGREPLPTIPDEPFDDGEYDDNDSSSTTLPPDSPEPRLLTRSGSYGSPALPNPDSITVDTIERHIYTADDPPLDIFVRTSGVERLSDFMLWQCHQDTHIFFRKCLWPDFDLKDFIWVLLEWQWRQKQSDRENPSAKARTAKARSMME, from the exons ATGGCCGACACGGTTTCGGGTTTGAAGAGGCTAATACTCGAGTCACCACCGGGAGAATGGGCCATCAACCAGCTCCGTGAGCTGCTTATTGGCGCCCTCAAGCAGGGGCCAATCCCTCAGCATGTTGCCTTTGAGATGGACGGCAACAGACGTTATGCCAGAAGCCGCCGCATGGAGACTGTCGAAGGACATCACCGTGGCTTTGAGGCCTTGGCCAGG ATCATGGAAATCTGCTACAAGTGCGGTGTCAAGGTCGTGACTGTCTACGCGTTTAGCATCGAGAACTTCAACCGGCCAAAGTATGAGGTCGAAGGGTTGATGCAGCTTGCAAAAGTCAAGCTAGAGCAGCTAACAACCTATGGCGATATTCTTGACCGCTATGGAGCTTGCGTCCGCATCCTGGGCCAGCGTGAGTTGATCCGCGAAGACGTTCTAGAGGTAATGGACAGGGCTGTAGCAAGGACCAAGCACAACAACAA AGCCGTCCTGAACATCTGCTTCCCCTACACCTCGAGGGCAGAGATGACAACTGCCATCCGATCAACCGTGCAAGAGTTTCTATCTCCGACGCCTCCCAAGAACAcccccttctctccatcGCGCATCAGGCAGAAGATATTGTCTAGCCAATTCGACGGACGTGAGCCACTGCCCACAATCCCAGACGAGCCATTCGACGATGGCGAATACGACGATAACGATTCATCCTCTACTACCCTGCCCCCGGACTCTCCCGAGCCTCGGTTGCTCACTAGGTCTGGATCATACGGCTCTCCGGCGCTGCCCAACCCCGACAGCATCACAGTGGACACCATTGAACGACACATATACACTGCTGATGACCCTCCTCTGGACATTTTTGTCAGAACGAGCGGTGTTGAGCGGCTCAGCGACTTCATGCTATGGCAGTGCCACCAAGACACGcacatcttcttccgcaagTGTCTATGGCCAGATTTCGACCTTAAGGACTTCATTTGGGTGCTCTTGGAGTGGCAATGGAGACAGAAGCAGTCGGACAGGGAGAACCCCTCGGCCAAGGCGAGGACGGCTAAGGCGCGAAGCATGATGGAGTGA